A genome region from Triticum aestivum cultivar Chinese Spring chromosome 2B, IWGSC CS RefSeq v2.1, whole genome shotgun sequence includes the following:
- the LOC123046391 gene encoding DNA damage-binding protein CMR1 has translation MASRQAAGLTDYERLREENIRRNEAILATLRRKADELSAAIKSSSKRGRGRLSNQPRKKPAAKTSPGELRRSLRLSQLPPSYSPDAEPTPGPPPVPRSTSFSSLLASSIIESASLAPPAKARADGFDAGKELVLTPANVRKVVPDRILGVRVLPLVDRTVVAAGNKLGNIGFWVVDGMVEDEDDDGADGLFEYLPHRGPVPAIVAHPAAPQKIYSCSYEGEICLMDLEKESFNMIQLCDYPVYSLCQAPDSPSCLYFGDGNGELKLLDERMGKVSSTWDSHDNTINSIDFHPEKKHMLATSSTDRTARIWDLRRFKRKKEESLKVLKHNRSVQSAYFSPSGSMLATTSLDDTVRVFCGDDFDRSHIIKHNNQTGRWISTFKAIWGWNDTDLFIGNMRRAIDIISVGGDDSSLSASNSASLESEHMTAIPCRFSAHPYKVGHLACASSGGKVFFWTRA, from the exons ATGGCGTCGCGGCAGGCCGCCGGTCTCACCGACTACGAACGCCTCCGCGAGGAGAACATCCGCCGCAACGAGGCCATCCTCGCCACCCTCCGCCGCAAGGCCGACGAGCTCTCGGCCGCCATCAAGTCCTCGTCTAAACGAGGACGAGGACGCCTCAGTAATCAGCCCCGCAAGAAGCCCGCCGCCAAGACAAgccccggcgagctccgccgctccCTCCGACTCTCCCAACTCCCCCCCTCCTACTCCCCAGACGCCGAGCCCACGCCCGGGCCCCCTCCGGTGCCGCGCAGCACCAGCTTCTCCTCCTTGCTCGCGTCCTCCATCATCGAGTCCGCCTCGCTTGCGCCACCTGCCAAGGCTCGGGCGGACGGTTTCGATGCCGGGAAGGAGCTCGTGCTGACGCCTGCGAACGTTCGGAAGGTGGTGCCCGACAGGATACTTGGGGTTCGGGTCCTGCCGCTGGTCGACCGGACCGTGGTTGCGGCGGGGAACAAGTTGGGGAATATTGGGTTCTGGGTTGTGGACGGCATGgtggaagatgaggatgacgacggTGCAGATGGGCTGTTCGAGTATTTGCCTCACAGGGGCCCTGTGCCAGCAATCGTGGCGCACCCTGCGGCGCCACAGAAG ATTTACAGCTGTAGTTATGAGGGTGAAATTTGTCTTATGGACCTTGAGAAGGAGAGCTTTAATATGATCCAGTTGTGCGACTATCCTGTTTATTCGCTTTGTCAAGCACCAGACAGTCCTAGCTGCCTATATTTTGGTGACGGAAATGGTGAACTGAAACTCCTCGATGAGCGGATGGGTAAGGTATCAAGCACATGGGATTCACATGACAATACAATTAACTCAATAGATTTTCATCCAGAGAAAAAACATATGCTTGCCACAAGTTCAACGGACCGAACAGCACGCATATGGGATCTCAGAAGGTTTAAAAGGAAGAAAGAAGAGAGCTTGAAGGTTCTAAAACATAATAGATCTGTTCAGTCAGCTTATTTCTCACCTAGTGGCAGCATGCTAGCAACAACAAG CCTCGATGATACTGTCCGAGTCTTTTGTGGGGATGACTTTGATAGGTCACACATTATCAAGCATAATAACCAGACAGGCAGATGGATTTCTACATTCAA GGCAATCTGGGGCTGGAACGACACCGACCTGTTTATCGGAAACATGAGAAGGGCAATAGATATTATCTCAGTTGGTGGCGATGACAGTAGCCTCTCAGCTTCGAACAGCGCAAGCCTGGAGAGTGAACACATGACGGCCATTCCGTGCAGGTTTTCTGCGCATCCATATAAAGTTGGGCATCTTGCTTGCGCAAGCTCCGGTGGTAAGGTGTTCTTTTGGACCAGAGCTTGA